In the genome of Myxococcus stipitatus, one region contains:
- a CDS encoding protein kinase domain-containing protein — translation MSGEPARGAEVSPSRSCPRDATLAEFREGGLSEELRAHVLAHVEGCAACQSALAVGASARALLPSGSAPPVEATFHSLEPGSRVGRYVVRERLGAGAMGVVYAAEDPELGRRVALKMLHPEGHQREKLRKRLLREAQALARLSHPNIVTLYDVGTHGDAVFLTMELVEGVTLAEWMRESRPWKDVLRVFLDAGKGLAAAHAAGLVHRDFKPANTLLGKEGRVFVTDFGIAGELHPEAGPPLPEDDKASVMPWGSLTRTGQLMGTPAYLAPELVIGQHADARSDEFSFCVALYEALFGVRPFQGETFQEVINAALQGRVSPPKDGVKVPSRVRRAVLRGLRPRPEERFPSMQALLAALAPPPHRRVLPWAAAAATGLLGALVAHGVSVAHQHESRCEQEVEKLAAAWSPARRERIRAAFLATDTAYAAASWERLGVTLDAYADQWRTLRTESCLSTESGTTDTAAWQTAACLDARLWQFAATTQVLENADALIVQNAPQLTASLEGLAGCRDAPGLSGRPQPPDALRPRVDAARHTLAQARAHYLAGRYRESLAVTTALLEDIKGLDYKPLTAEVLLLHGTSHGDIDQPKEAEEFLDQALWAAEAGRDDEMVARAWLELIWVVGESLSRPADGEKIVRHAQAAVERLGRERFPDITSELHLRVSALRYQQSRYGEAEQEALQGLEFSRARMGPDSLRTAQFLHQLARVRMFQLRRKEALDLHLQAFEVRKRLLGHDNPALMASYDRVAASYQGLGRHEEAIDIWRGALALQNAAPGEENLVVATMLLNLALSVRVSGHLEEARPLLERARAIFARIRGADHYLVAGVIVEQAILEGDLGENDKAIALATDAVERIQRSMGADAPRAAMSLTTRGAAHLAAGHYLEARRDLQDALHRVEASEGEGAATSLEVLLPLAKVALALKAPKEGLEYCERARKLTEKIQSQESEDGANALTCVGEAYLASGSVDKSLPQLERAWRILTQMEGQGDPLAVGHTAFVLARARMEARPSPDRAGALEMAEEARTRLESVGIRGRRELEKVLAWRRLQGI, via the coding sequence ATGTCTGGCGAACCGGCACGTGGCGCTGAGGTCTCTCCATCGCGGTCATGTCCTCGGGACGCGACGCTGGCGGAATTTCGCGAGGGGGGGCTTTCCGAGGAGCTTCGGGCGCACGTCCTGGCACACGTGGAGGGCTGCGCGGCCTGTCAGTCGGCCCTCGCCGTGGGGGCGAGCGCTCGAGCGCTCCTCCCCAGCGGTTCGGCGCCTCCCGTGGAGGCGACGTTCCACTCCTTGGAGCCTGGCTCGCGCGTCGGCCGGTACGTCGTGCGAGAACGCCTCGGTGCGGGCGCCATGGGCGTCGTCTATGCGGCGGAGGACCCGGAGCTGGGCCGCCGAGTGGCCCTCAAGATGCTTCATCCCGAAGGCCACCAGCGCGAGAAGCTGCGGAAGCGGCTGCTCCGTGAGGCCCAGGCGCTCGCGCGGCTCTCCCACCCCAACATCGTCACCCTCTACGATGTGGGGACCCACGGTGACGCGGTCTTCCTCACCATGGAACTCGTCGAGGGCGTCACCCTCGCGGAGTGGATGCGGGAGTCTCGACCTTGGAAGGACGTGCTCCGCGTCTTCCTCGATGCTGGGAAGGGCCTCGCCGCCGCACATGCCGCGGGCCTCGTTCACCGCGACTTCAAGCCCGCGAACACCCTCCTGGGCAAGGAGGGCCGCGTCTTCGTGACGGACTTCGGCATCGCCGGGGAGCTTCATCCGGAAGCAGGCCCTCCGCTTCCCGAGGATGACAAGGCGTCAGTCATGCCCTGGGGGAGCCTGACCCGGACGGGTCAGCTCATGGGGACTCCCGCCTACCTCGCGCCGGAGCTGGTGATTGGCCAGCACGCGGATGCCCGTTCCGACGAGTTCAGCTTCTGCGTGGCGCTCTACGAGGCGCTCTTCGGCGTACGTCCCTTCCAGGGCGAGACATTTCAAGAGGTGATCAACGCGGCACTTCAAGGAAGGGTGAGCCCGCCCAAGGACGGAGTGAAGGTCCCGTCCCGGGTTCGACGCGCGGTCCTCCGAGGGCTCCGCCCCAGGCCCGAGGAGCGCTTCCCCTCCATGCAAGCCCTGCTGGCTGCGCTCGCGCCACCGCCCCACCGACGGGTGCTCCCGTGGGCTGCCGCGGCGGCGACAGGCCTGTTGGGCGCCCTCGTGGCGCATGGCGTGAGCGTGGCGCACCAGCACGAGTCACGCTGCGAGCAGGAGGTGGAGAAGCTGGCCGCGGCCTGGAGCCCCGCACGGCGCGAGCGCATACGAGCGGCCTTCCTCGCCACGGACACGGCCTATGCGGCGGCGTCCTGGGAACGCCTCGGGGTGACGTTGGACGCATACGCCGACCAGTGGCGCACGCTGCGGACCGAGTCCTGCCTGTCGACGGAGAGTGGCACCACGGACACCGCCGCGTGGCAGACGGCCGCGTGCCTCGATGCGCGACTCTGGCAGTTCGCCGCCACCACCCAGGTGCTGGAGAACGCGGACGCGCTCATCGTGCAGAACGCGCCCCAACTGACGGCGTCCCTCGAGGGACTCGCCGGATGCCGGGACGCGCCGGGGCTCTCCGGCCGTCCTCAGCCGCCTGACGCGCTTCGTCCCCGGGTCGATGCGGCACGGCACACGCTCGCCCAGGCCCGGGCGCACTACCTGGCTGGCCGCTATCGCGAGAGCCTCGCGGTGACGACGGCCCTCCTCGAGGACATCAAGGGGCTCGACTACAAGCCGCTGACGGCGGAGGTGCTCCTGCTTCACGGGACGAGCCACGGGGACATCGACCAGCCGAAAGAGGCGGAGGAGTTCCTCGACCAGGCCCTGTGGGCCGCTGAAGCCGGGCGTGATGATGAGATGGTGGCTCGTGCCTGGCTCGAGCTCATCTGGGTGGTGGGTGAGTCATTGTCCCGCCCCGCGGACGGGGAGAAGATCGTGCGACATGCCCAGGCCGCCGTCGAGCGGCTGGGGCGCGAGCGCTTCCCGGACATCACGAGCGAGCTGCACCTGCGTGTGTCCGCGCTGCGGTATCAGCAATCCAGGTACGGCGAGGCGGAGCAGGAGGCCCTCCAGGGCCTGGAGTTCTCACGCGCGAGGATGGGCCCGGACAGCCTCCGCACGGCCCAGTTCCTTCATCAGCTCGCGCGAGTCCGCATGTTCCAGCTCCGCCGGAAGGAGGCGCTGGACCTCCACCTCCAGGCCTTCGAGGTGCGCAAGCGACTGCTGGGCCATGACAACCCGGCGCTCATGGCCTCCTACGACCGGGTCGCGGCGAGCTACCAAGGGTTGGGTCGGCATGAAGAGGCCATCGACATCTGGCGCGGGGCCTTGGCCCTGCAGAACGCGGCTCCAGGCGAGGAGAACCTCGTCGTCGCGACCATGCTCTTGAACCTCGCCTTGAGCGTGCGCGTCAGCGGCCACCTGGAGGAGGCGCGCCCCCTTCTCGAGCGGGCGCGAGCCATCTTCGCGCGCATCCGTGGGGCTGACCACTACCTCGTCGCCGGGGTCATCGTGGAGCAAGCCATTCTGGAGGGAGACCTGGGCGAGAACGACAAGGCCATTGCCCTCGCCACGGATGCCGTGGAGCGGATCCAGCGCTCCATGGGGGCGGACGCACCTCGCGCCGCCATGTCGCTGACGACGCGAGGGGCCGCGCATCTGGCCGCGGGCCACTATCTCGAAGCGCGGCGGGATCTTCAGGACGCGCTGCATCGCGTGGAGGCATCAGAGGGCGAGGGGGCCGCGACCTCTCTGGAGGTGCTTCTGCCCCTGGCCAAGGTGGCCCTGGCACTCAAGGCGCCGAAGGAGGGGCTCGAGTACTGCGAGCGTGCGCGAAAGCTGACCGAGAAGATCCAGAGTCAGGAGTCCGAGGATGGGGCCAACGCGCTGACCTGTGTCGGAGAGGCGTACCTGGCGTCGGGCTCGGTGGACAAGTCGCTCCCGCAGCTCGAGCGCGCCTGGCGCATCCTCACCCAGATGGAGGGACAAGGAGACCCCTTGGCCGTGGGTCACACCGCCTTCGTGCTGGCCCGGGCGCGGATGGAGGCACGTCCGTCTCCTGACCGGGCGGGTGCGCTCGAGATGGCCGAGGAGGCTCGGACGCGATTGGAGTCAGTGGGAATCCGCGGGCGACGGGAGCTCGAGAAGGTGCTCGCCTGGCGGAGGCTCCAGGGGATTTGA
- a CDS encoding NmrA family NAD(P)-binding protein: MHIVINTPNGNIGRNLALRLLEAGESLTVISRSEEKVAELVKRGAKVVVGSTDDAAVLDRAFSGAKAVFWLTPPPARPDFIEWSEGLARLAASKAKAHGVARVVVLSSIGAQSGRGTGPVGGLLAVEEAFKAAVSDVTILRPGYFMENLLREVPALAGAGAIYLPIPADRKLPFVATADIARKAAEVLRDSAWKGHRYLGIHGPQSLAYTDVEKLLTEVLGRPVRYVQVSLADARKGMLGAGVPGFLVDMLAEMYQAVLEGRMDPLEARSPETTTTTTLAWWAKEVLVPALEQARTTAA; this comes from the coding sequence ATGCACATCGTCATCAACACCCCGAATGGAAACATTGGCAGGAATCTCGCGCTGCGGTTGCTGGAGGCGGGGGAGTCGCTCACCGTCATCAGCCGGAGTGAGGAGAAGGTGGCGGAGCTGGTGAAGCGAGGCGCGAAGGTGGTGGTGGGGTCGACGGATGACGCGGCGGTGTTGGACCGTGCATTCTCGGGAGCGAAGGCGGTCTTCTGGCTGACGCCGCCGCCGGCGCGTCCGGATTTCATCGAGTGGTCGGAGGGCCTGGCGAGGTTGGCGGCGAGCAAGGCGAAGGCGCACGGCGTCGCGCGGGTGGTGGTGCTGTCGAGCATTGGCGCGCAGTCGGGGCGGGGGACGGGCCCGGTGGGTGGGCTGCTCGCGGTGGAGGAGGCGTTCAAGGCGGCCGTGTCCGACGTGACGATTCTGCGGCCGGGCTACTTCATGGAGAACCTGCTGAGGGAGGTGCCGGCGCTGGCGGGCGCGGGCGCCATCTATCTGCCCATCCCCGCGGACCGGAAGCTGCCGTTCGTCGCGACGGCGGACATCGCGCGCAAGGCGGCGGAGGTGTTGCGAGACAGCGCGTGGAAGGGGCACCGGTACCTGGGCATCCACGGGCCGCAGTCGCTGGCGTACACGGACGTGGAGAAGCTCCTCACGGAGGTGCTGGGGCGCCCGGTGCGCTACGTCCAGGTGTCACTGGCGGACGCGCGCAAGGGGATGCTGGGCGCGGGGGTGCCAGGGTTCCTGGTGGACATGCTCGCCGAGATGTATCAGGCCGTGCTGGAGGGGCGCATGGACCCCCTCGAGGCGAGGTCCCCGGAGACGACCACCACCACGACGCTCGCTTGGTGGGCGAAGGAAGTCCTGGTGCCCGCACTGGAGCAGGCGCGCACGACGGCGGCATAG
- a CDS encoding LysR family transcriptional regulator yields MSPMHTARRKGRVSRSPRPSTSQPSNTGLDLSGINLNLAVALDALLTEVSVTRAAKRIGITQSAMSHALAQLRELIGDALLIRGRGGMVRTPRAEQLAAPLHRGLLEVQRALRNESVFEPRTSSRRFTIASGDYHAATLLPPLLEILDTEAPGVDITIRPLVVPQLEAQLESGEVDLVVAAFPDPFPALRQQRLFREDFVCIVRRDNTAVKRGLDLETYLRLPHVLISPRGDGAGAVDMALERLGQSRRIGLRLPYFLTAALSVVRSNHVLTAPRRLAELFQDLCPVRLMPPPVTLAPFDVLQLWHERFDDEPAHRWLRTQVARAAAAPRLSRPT; encoded by the coding sequence ATGAGTCCCATGCATACCGCCCGCCGCAAGGGCCGCGTCAGCCGGAGCCCTCGCCCCAGCACATCTCAGCCTTCGAACACAGGCCTGGACCTGTCGGGCATCAACCTCAACCTCGCCGTCGCCCTGGATGCGTTGCTGACGGAGGTCAGCGTCACCCGCGCGGCGAAGCGCATCGGCATCACCCAGTCCGCCATGAGCCATGCCCTGGCCCAGCTGCGCGAGCTGATTGGAGATGCCCTGCTCATCCGAGGCCGCGGCGGCATGGTGCGCACGCCTCGCGCCGAGCAGCTCGCCGCCCCTCTTCACCGGGGCCTGCTCGAGGTCCAGCGCGCCCTGCGCAACGAGTCCGTCTTCGAGCCGCGCACCTCCTCGCGCCGCTTCACCATCGCCTCGGGCGACTACCACGCCGCCACGCTGTTGCCGCCGCTGCTGGAGATCCTGGACACCGAAGCCCCTGGCGTCGACATCACCATCCGCCCCTTGGTGGTTCCCCAGCTCGAGGCCCAGCTGGAGAGCGGCGAGGTGGACCTGGTCGTCGCCGCCTTCCCAGACCCCTTCCCCGCGCTTCGCCAGCAACGGCTCTTTCGTGAGGACTTCGTCTGCATCGTCCGCCGCGACAACACCGCCGTGAAGCGCGGCCTGGACCTGGAGACCTACCTGCGCCTTCCCCATGTCCTCATCAGCCCCCGAGGCGACGGCGCCGGCGCGGTGGACATGGCCCTGGAGCGATTGGGGCAATCCCGGCGCATCGGCCTGCGACTGCCCTACTTCCTCACCGCTGCCCTCTCCGTGGTCCGCTCCAACCACGTCCTCACCGCACCTCGACGGCTCGCCGAGCTCTTCCAGGACTTGTGCCCCGTCAGGCTGATGCCCCCTCCGGTCACCCTCGCTCCTTTCGACGTCCTCCAGCTCTGGCACGAGCGCTTCGACGATGAGCCCGCCCACCGCTGGCTGCGAACCCAGGTCGCTCGCGCCGCCGCCGCGCCGCGCCTTTCCCGACCGACCTGA
- a CDS encoding DUF2378 family protein, with protein sequence MTSSEKLIFTQTVEALFVRALENRLTPACREHLRRAGLDLDQKLGRTYTLEQWKEFLRIAAGHVYGGVPAEAAYYSLGERFMDAYFGTFFGRALLGVVRLAGPRRMLLRAGMGFRAGNNFSVVEIVERSPTFVELRMNDVLADLPTFSAGLLARAVELCGGHRVVVLPEEFDGVSSTFHIRWAELTAEAAMPPPEDGAAGASRPRA encoded by the coding sequence ATGACTTCTTCCGAGAAGCTGATTTTCACGCAAACCGTGGAAGCGCTCTTCGTGCGCGCCCTCGAGAACCGGCTCACGCCAGCGTGCCGCGAGCACCTGCGCCGTGCGGGGCTGGACCTCGACCAGAAGCTGGGGCGGACGTACACGCTGGAGCAGTGGAAGGAGTTCCTCCGCATCGCCGCCGGTCACGTCTACGGAGGCGTCCCCGCCGAGGCCGCCTACTACTCGCTGGGCGAGCGCTTCATGGACGCGTACTTCGGCACCTTCTTCGGCCGCGCGCTCCTGGGGGTCGTCCGGCTGGCGGGCCCCCGGCGGATGCTGCTGCGCGCGGGGATGGGCTTTCGCGCCGGCAACAACTTCAGTGTGGTCGAAATCGTTGAGCGCAGTCCCACTTTCGTGGAGCTGCGGATGAACGATGTGCTCGCGGACCTGCCCACGTTCTCCGCGGGCCTGCTGGCGCGCGCGGTGGAGCTGTGCGGTGGCCACCGGGTGGTGGTGCTCCCCGAGGAGTTCGATGGGGTCTCCTCGACGTTCCACATCCGGTGGGCCGAGCTGACCGCCGAAGCCGCCATGCCTCCTCCCGAGGACGGAGCCGCGGGCGCGTCGCGCCCTCGCGCCTGA
- a CDS encoding DUF3014 domain-containing protein: MDSNGDENGAMVKLERGALWGWGLVVLVAAVLAGAGVWHGLLHGTPHTATTPPTEAVPVAVRAPDTPPLPSSAQMDALLRSRLAGASSRSEFGAWLRESDLLRRFVAVVANMASGESPRSVVAFLAPRGDFRVRTHDGRSVISQGSYTRYDTLGLVVASLDSTLLVDTYREVRKLAEQLHQESAPPGSSFDSTLERAFAQVLAVPVLDGEVEVVPRGALYVYADPALEALTPAQKHLLRMGPANLRHIQGKVREISLKLNQQASRP, encoded by the coding sequence ATGGACAGCAACGGTGACGAGAACGGTGCGATGGTGAAGCTCGAGCGTGGCGCGCTCTGGGGTTGGGGGTTGGTGGTGCTGGTGGCCGCGGTGCTGGCGGGAGCCGGCGTCTGGCACGGCCTGCTGCACGGGACACCCCACACCGCCACGACCCCACCCACGGAGGCCGTGCCCGTCGCGGTCCGGGCCCCCGACACGCCGCCCCTGCCCTCCTCGGCCCAGATGGACGCCCTCCTGCGCTCGCGACTCGCCGGAGCCTCGTCCCGCTCCGAGTTCGGCGCGTGGCTGAGGGAGTCGGACCTGCTGCGCCGCTTCGTCGCCGTCGTCGCGAACATGGCCAGCGGCGAGAGCCCTCGCTCGGTGGTGGCCTTCCTGGCGCCGCGCGGTGACTTCCGGGTCCGCACCCACGACGGCCGGAGCGTCATCTCTCAGGGCTCCTACACGCGCTACGACACGCTGGGCCTCGTGGTGGCGAGCCTCGACTCCACGCTGCTCGTGGACACCTACCGCGAGGTGCGCAAGCTGGCCGAGCAGCTCCACCAGGAGAGCGCCCCGCCCGGGAGCAGCTTCGACTCGACGCTCGAGCGCGCCTTCGCGCAGGTCCTCGCGGTGCCCGTGCTGGACGGCGAGGTGGAGGTGGTGCCCCGGGGCGCGCTGTACGTGTACGCGGACCCGGCGCTGGAGGCGCTCACGCCCGCGCAGAAGCACCTGCTGCGCATGGGCCCGGCGAACCTGCGCCACATCCAGGGCAAGGTCCGGGAGATTTCGCTGAAGCTCAACCAGCAGGCCTCGAGGCCCTGA